In a single window of the Rutidosis leptorrhynchoides isolate AG116_Rl617_1_P2 unplaced genomic scaffold, CSIRO_AGI_Rlap_v1 contig453, whole genome shotgun sequence genome:
- the LOC139883796 gene encoding kinesin-like protein KIN-4A, translating into MDSSPDNCCTVKVAVHIRPLINDERLQSCKECVSVTPGNPQVQIGSHYYTFDHVYGNGGSPSSRMFDECVGPLVEGLFQGYNGTVLAYGQTGSGKTYTMGTGFRDGFQTGLIPQVMNMLFAKIEKLKNQTEFQLHVSFIEILKEEVKDLLDSVSGSRSATTNGHNGKVALPGKSPIQIRESSSGVITLAGTKEVAVSSLQEMANCLEQGSLNRATGSTNMNNQSSRSHAIFTITLEQMHELRPASPSDNTHDGDLGDEYICAKLHLVDLAGSERAKRTGSDGQRLKEGIHINKGLLALGNVISALGDEKKKKEGLHVPYRDSKLTRLLQDSLGGNSRTVMIACISPADINAEESLNTLKYANRARNIQNKPIVNRDFMSNEMQQLRQQLKYLQAELCARSGGARSDEVQVLKEKITWLEATNGDLCRELHKYRSRRAIAEHYETDSEEDHISLSKSDGLKRGFQSIDASDYQMAEAILVENSLEMDEVAEKEWEHAVLQNSIDKELDDLNKQLEQKESEMKLIRGADTEALKQHFSKKIMELEAEKRSAQLERDRLLTEVETLSANSDGQTQKMQDKYAQKLKALESQISNLKKKQESQVELLKQKQRSEEAAKRLQAEIQYIKAQKVQLQHKLKQEAEQFRQWKASREKEVLQLKKEGRRNEYERHKLEALNQRQKMVLQRKTEEAASATKRLKELLEARKPSACDNSVHSNGYTPTVQSNEKALQKWLDHELEVVVNVHEVRFEYEKQSQVGAALGEELSLMKQMEQDSSDGNSPHSGKNGHSRLLSMSPNARTERVASHENMLNMYSNALHGMASQLSEAEERERALNGRGRWNHLRSMGDAKNMLQCVFNTAAESRCQLWERNMEIKDLKEQMNELVSLLHQSEAQRNDLIKEQKLREHALAIALATSPSLENSRSSSEHYADDMSGPLSPMSVPAPKQLKFSPGIVNGSVREPATFLNQTRKMVPIGHLSTKRQLASSSVGQSGKLWRWKRSHHQWLLQFKWKWQKPWKLSEWIKHNDETIMKSRPRALPLADMISQALIFEDGIGVFYDIVVR; encoded by the exons ATGGATTCGTCGCCGGACAACTGCTGCACTGTAAAAGTGGCAGTTCACATTCGTCCTCTTATCAACGACGAGAGGCTTCAATCCTGCAAAGAGTGCGTCTCTGTCACTCCTGGGAATCCTCAG GTACAAATCGGCTCGCATTACTACACATTTGATCATGTTTATGGAAATGGCGGCTCTCCATCTTCCCGTATGTTTGACGAATGTGTTGGCCCGCTTGTCGAAGGATTGTTCCAAGGCTACAATGGGACTGTACTTGCTTATGGTCAG ACTGGTTCTGGTAAAACGTACACCATGGGAACCGGCTTCAGGGATGGTTTCCAAACAGGACTTATTCCACAGGTTATGAATATGTTATTCGCCAAAATCGAGAAATTGAAGAATCAAACAGAGTTTCAGTTGCACGTTTCCTTCATTGAG ATTCTGAAGGAAGAAGTGAAGGACTTGCTGGATTCTGTATCAGGTAGCAGGTCTGCAACCACAAATGGGCATAATGGGAAAGTTGCTCTTCCTGGGAAGTCACCTATACAAATCAGAGAGTCATCAAGTGGAGTAATAACCTTAGCAGGAACAAAAGAAGTAGCTGTTAGTTCATTACAAGAAATGGCCAACTGTCTAGAGCAAGGGTCCTTAAATCGAGCCACAGGCAGTACAAATATGAACAACCAGTCAAG TCGGTCACATGCCATCTTCACCATCACATTGGAACAGATGCATGAACTCCGTCCAGCTTCTCCAAGTGATAATACTCATGATGGGGATTTGGGTGATGAATATATATGTGCAAAGCTACATTTGGTTGATCTTGCTGGATCTGAACGAGCTAAAAGAACAGGTTCTGATGGTCAGCGTTTAAAAGAAG GTATACATATCAATAAGGGGCTACTTGCACTAGGCAATGTCATAAGTGCCTTAGGGGatgagaaaaagaagaaagaaggGTTGCATGTTCCTTACAGAGATAGTAAACTCACTCGACTTTTACAG GATTCACTCGGTGGAAACAGCAGAACTGTTATGATAG CTTGCATTAGTCCTGCTGACATCAATGCAGAGGAAAGTCTGAACACCCTAAAATATGCAAATCGTGCCCGTAATATTCAAAATAAACCTATA GTAAATAGGGACTTTATGTCCAATGAGATGCAACAATTGCGCCAGCAGCTTAAGTATTTACAAGCGGAACTTTGTGCTCGTTCAGGAGGAGCTCGATCAGATGAAGTTCAG GTACTCAAAGAAAAGATTACTTGGCTGGAGGCTACGAATGGTGACCTTTGTCGTGAACTTCATAAATACCGCAGCAGACGTGCTATAGCAGAGCATTATGAAACTGATTCTGAA GAAGACCATATCTCCTTAAGCAAAAGTGATGGACTAAAGAGGGGTTTTCAAAGTATTGATGCGTCTGACTATCAAATGGCTGAAGCCATATTAG TTGAAAATTCTCTGGAAATGGATGAAGTGGCAGAAAAAGAATGGGAGCATGCGGTTCTGCAAAATTCCATTGACAAAGAATTAGATGACTTAAACAAGCAGTTGGAACAGAAAGAG TCTGAGATGAAACTTATCAGAGGAGCTGACACAGAAGCACTTAAGCAGCATTTCTCAAAGAAAATTATGGAACTTGAGGCAGAGAAGAGGAGTGCACAG CTAGAGAGAGACCGCTTGTTGACTGAAGTTGAAACCCTTTCTGCTAATTCAGATGGTCAAACACAAAAGATGCAAGATAAATATGCTCAGAAACTGAAAGCACTCGAGTCACAG ATTTCAAATCTTAAGAAGAAACAAGAAAGTCAGGTTGAGCTTTTGAAGCAAAAACAGAGAAGTGAAGAAGCAGCAAAACGATTGCAAGCTGAAATACAGTATATCAAGGCTCAAAAG GTTCAATTGCAGCATAAGCTAAAGCAAGAGGCAGAACAATTTCGACAATGGAAGGCCTCTCGCGAGAAAGAAGTTCTACAG CTGAAAAAGGAGGGAAGGAGAAATGAGTACGAAAGGCATAAACTCGAAGCGCTGAATCAGCGACAGAAAATG GTTCTTCAAAGGAAGACAGAAGAGGCAGCATCAGCTACCAAAAGACTTAAGGAGCTGCTAGAAGCTCGCAAGCCTTCTGCTTGTGATAATTCTG TTCATTCCAATGGATATACACCAACTGTACAG AGCAATGAAAAAGCTTTGCAAAAGTGGCTTGACCATGAGCTAGAGGTTGTGGTGAACGTGCATGAAGTTCGCTTTGAATATGAGAAGCAAAGCCAAGT AGGAGCTGCGCTGGGAGAAGAATTATCTTTAATGAAACAAATGGAGCAAGACTCTTCAGATGGGAACAGCCCTCATAGCGGAAAGAATGGACATTCTAG ATTGTTGTCCATGTCACCAAATGCAAGAACGGAAAGGGTAGCTTCTCATGAAAACATGTTGAACATGTATTCAAATGCCCTGCACGGAATGGCTTCACAGCTTTCTGAGGCTGAAGAAAGAGAGCGTGCCTTAAACGGTCGTGGTCGGTGGAACCACTTGCGCTCAATGGGAGATGCTAAAAATATGCTTCAGTGTGTTTTTAATACTGCCGCTGAATCAAG GTGCCAATTGTGGGAAAGAAACATGGAAATTAAAGATCTGAAAGAGCAAATGAATGAGCTAGTATCATTACTACATCAAAGTGAAGCCCAGAGAAATGATCTTATAAAGGAGCAGAAATTGAGGGAGCATGCTCTTGCCATTGCATTGGCCACATCACCTTCG CTGGAGAATTCACGGAGTAGTTCGGAACACTATGCGGATGATATGAGTGGTCCGTTATCGCCAATGTCTGTTCCAGCTCCAAAACAACTAAAGTTTTCTCCTGGGATAGTCAACGGCTCAGTTAGAGAACCAGCAACATTTCTAAATCAAACCCGAAAG ATGGTTCCAATTGGACATCTCTCGACGAAAAGGCAGCTGGCATCATCATCTGTTGGACAAAGTGGAAAACTATGGAGATGGAAGAGGAGCCATCATCAATGGCTTCTCCAGTTCAAATGGAAATGGCAGAAGCCATGGAAGCTCTCGGAATGGATCAAGCACAATGACGAGACTATCATGAAATCCAGACCACGTGCACTTCCTCTCGCTGATATGATCTC GCAAGCTCTAATTTTTGAAGATGGGATAGGAGTTTTCTACGACATAGTTGTTAGATAG
- the LOC139883797 gene encoding uncharacterized protein — protein MHIDGKSMEISTTPTAVVNMIYMLTILGRDGAIPRILCDKSFFSLPSQWTNLPIEDQAVRGIRRKVDSDSDSCVFKPRSDSQIQPSPIERSFAAVSPILGQVGDSMEI, from the exons ATGCATATTGATGGAAAATCAATGGAGATTTCTACTACTCCTACAGCTGTTGTCAATATGATATACATGTTGACAATTTTAGGCCGTGACGGTGCAATTCCG AGGATTCTGTGTGACAAATCATTCTTCTCTTTGCCGAGTCAGTGGACAAATCTTCCCATTGAGGATCAGGCAGTCCGTGGAATTAGGAGGAAGGTTGATTCTGATTCCGATAGCTGCGTTTTCAAGCCGAGGAGTGATTCACAAATCCAGCCTTCTCCAATCGAAAGATCCTTCGCTGCCGTCAGTCCTATATTAGGCCAAGTTGGAGATAGCATGGAGATATGA